In one window of Azotobacter salinestris DNA:
- a CDS encoding ABC transporter permease — protein MRPDARPGWGLLAALATRDLWHDRKVSLCIVASLVAVIAPLLLLFGLKHGVVSQLRGELLDDPRNLEIRLLGNHDLDRAWLAQLAAQPGVGFVMPLTRSLNTQADLARDGQHFVADAEVIPSGLGDPLLGNRLAPPEGDRVMLSASAARRLEVGAGERIRLSVLRKLDGNNERGQRELTVAGVLPETAFPRPALLVPLDLLVAMEDFRDGFAVPALGFASGRTAPPRERYARARVYASTLDAVAPVAAWLEGQRIETGTRLREIESVKAIDRVLGLIFAVIAWTAAIGCIASLAGAFLANIDRKRKDLALLRLLGFRRAAVGVYVMVQAALLTCLAFGLGYAAYLAGSTVFNRALGANLAADAFVCRLENLHILLAFASALLIAILVAAVGGYRAIHIQPAESLRDL, from the coding sequence ATGCGGCCTGACGCGCGCCCCGGCTGGGGCCTGCTCGCCGCTCTGGCAACCCGCGACCTGTGGCACGACCGCAAGGTGTCGCTGTGCATCGTCGCCTCGCTGGTGGCGGTGATCGCGCCGCTCCTGCTGCTGTTCGGCCTCAAGCACGGCGTGGTCTCGCAGCTGCGCGGCGAACTGCTCGACGATCCGCGCAACCTGGAGATCCGCCTGCTCGGCAACCACGACCTGGACCGCGCCTGGCTCGCGCAGCTGGCCGCGCAGCCGGGGGTCGGCTTCGTCATGCCGCTGACCCGTTCGCTGAACACCCAGGCCGATCTGGCGCGCGACGGCCAGCATTTTGTCGCCGATGCCGAGGTCATCCCCAGCGGCCTCGGCGATCCCTTGCTCGGCAATCGTCTCGCGCCGCCGGAGGGCGACCGGGTAATGCTCAGCGCCAGTGCGGCGCGCCGGCTGGAGGTGGGCGCCGGCGAGCGCATCCGCCTCTCGGTGCTGCGCAAGCTGGACGGCAACAACGAACGCGGCCAGCGCGAGCTGACGGTCGCCGGGGTCTTGCCGGAGACGGCCTTCCCGCGCCCGGCGCTGCTGGTACCACTGGATCTCTTGGTGGCCATGGAGGACTTTCGCGACGGTTTCGCGGTGCCCGCGCTCGGTTTTGCCAGCGGCCGGACGGCGCCGCCGCGCGAGCGCTATGCCCGCGCCCGGGTCTACGCCAGCACTCTGGACGCGGTCGCCCCGGTCGCCGCCTGGCTGGAGGGGCAGCGCATCGAGACCGGCACCCGGCTGCGCGAGATCGAGTCGGTGAAGGCCATCGACCGGGTGCTCGGGCTGATCTTCGCGGTGATCGCCTGGACCGCGGCGATCGGTTGCATCGCCTCGCTGGCCGGCGCCTTCCTCGCCAACATCGACCGCAAGCGCAAGGACCTGGCCCTGCTGCGCCTGCTTGGCTTTCGCCGCGCCGCGGTCGGCGTCTACGTGATGGTGCAGGCGGCGCTGCTCACCTGCCTGGCCTTCGGCCTGGGCTATGCGGCCTATCTGGCCGGCAGCACGGTGTTCAACCGCGCCCTGGGCGCCAACCTGGCCGCCGACGCCTTCGTCTGCCGGCTGGAAAACCTGCATATTCTGCTGGCCTTCGCCAGTGCGTTGCTGATCGCCATCCTGGTGGCGGCGGTAGGAGGGTATCGTGCGATTC
- a CDS encoding ABC transporter ATP-binding protein — MLHIENLAIHRGTYRILLPRLSLTRGEVAAITGASGCGKSTLLEMIGLILRPERLDRYELTGGEGAAPLDIAALLREDRQARLADLRAQRLGFVPQSGGLLPFLDVRRNIELPRRMLGLPATGERVEEAIERLGLQLLLHKKPAQLSIGERQRASFVRAIAHEPDLLLADEPTAALDPLQARRLFELIVETSQRLRIATLLVSHDWGLLRACAIRRLVGVADADNNGGTVFRDAA; from the coding sequence ATGCTCCACATCGAAAACCTCGCCATCCACCGCGGCACTTACCGCATCCTCCTGCCGCGCCTGTCGCTGACGCGCGGCGAGGTGGCGGCGATCACCGGCGCCAGCGGCTGCGGCAAGAGCACCCTCCTGGAAATGATCGGCCTGATCCTGCGCCCCGAGCGCCTCGACCGCTACGAGCTGACCGGCGGGGAGGGCGCCGCGCCGCTGGACATCGCCGCCCTGCTGCGCGAGGACCGCCAGGCGCGCCTGGCCGACCTGCGCGCCCAGCGCCTCGGCTTCGTCCCGCAGAGCGGCGGCCTGCTGCCGTTTCTCGACGTGCGCCGCAACATCGAACTGCCGCGGCGCATGCTCGGCCTGCCGGCCACGGGCGAGCGGGTGGAGGAGGCCATCGAGCGCCTGGGGCTGCAGCTGCTGCTGCACAAGAAGCCCGCCCAGCTGTCGATCGGCGAGCGCCAGCGCGCCTCCTTCGTCCGCGCCATCGCCCACGAGCCGGACCTGCTGCTGGCCGACGAGCCCACCGCCGCGCTGGATCCGCTGCAGGCGCGCCGGCTGTTCGAGCTGATCGTCGAGACCAGCCAGCGCCTGCGCATCGCCACCCTCTTGGTCAGCCACGACTGGGGACTGCTGCGCGCCTGCGCGATCCGCCGGCTGGTGGGCGTGGCGGACGCCGATAACAACGGTGGCACGGTGTTTCGCGATGCGGCCTGA